A genomic segment from Nicotiana sylvestris chromosome 1, ASM39365v2, whole genome shotgun sequence encodes:
- the LOC138876842 gene encoding uncharacterized protein, with amino-acid sequence MGRKHCARRWWRRGQYHSSTQVVVEYVASAMSVPSFSLFSDSQSLFSRNPSSSHVENTTENVELEGRKGNNINASSVDETPYLSLPDTNFEPVIGGVPVTDKGKGKVIEDSELGGSRRESVTKTETQPVDVDCSDDSQLKKKKIGIAPKKCWDFLVPMDLDYKPKVDWDTNCHVIHQLKANLSKRQLCLFKKTCFGYFLDLPPVIVQIRVMHHLLIREVHHEVKNEMRFVVNDSRLRFGLGEFALVTGLKCKGDTSIESIAENRLISKYFGTASVTFAQLANCFKKKKWEIDDDALKIAVLYFVNSFLLSQLKAKTWLYECCPSLDGHFADHLGRKLPQILNWVVMGQIPNKRVALQMCSLQREQLKNITPTDDEKQLFDVRGLNFEIEVECTDSQPDSFQVFGTQLPKTQSMHESTGGDSQPTNTEIMKELQALKLFVETKFEEVLVAIGRQSMKLEGNSAHKQHDNDPDFREMHNDYDQFESGHVGSDPVVLGDSTLKAPSISGFGGVGQDGGATGVNVKNVTTSDGVVNDDFGLDSNFKLSASAIDQITAITQQATYKQSSHDVKKSGPAPLLSGIPIQTRADVVIESNTAPQACWVDGVGQVDVGGSNVNLPSAPCRDGGDLHLDSDFEYTDSQLDLIVAITQGGRRNVNQSGNELTTRAVNKSKPDQSVSRSIVQIQTDAETTPAVFAQRRRPAAVKQSPYRNEWQSGISAIGGSSKVIKGRFSFVNDISETVGVKLTTAFSNFVEANMQLGEKVYLHGDQKLEPCFDFEVEQINDKTFFHTLNYSGRPLSSSHLSIIFYYLRKKAKYGINMPIKVTTTNTLFNNIIQRVFTEFVKGGKQDHLIDRSDDIMEYMKGFRMHCNTPWHQVDHVIFPINLAEIWHWILGCVSFHKRCFYVYDSLHSRKHKKAIQKVAETYVVLIPLFLVSIEFYNQRTDIVVENGLHMEKKLTDPFEIELITNLPTQQNSDCGVYVACFAEYTIEDLPIPVANFDVDGLRARFGILLWHYGRSKQLHVESSESEAPVAPKKTRGKKRKK; translated from the exons ATGGGTCGGAAGCATTGTGCGCGTAGATGGTGGCGCCGTGGACAATATCATTCTTCAACACAAGTAGTTGTTGAATACGTTGCCTCAGCCATGTCTGTTCctagtttttccttattttctgatTCTCAGTCTCTATTTAGTCGTAACCCTAGCAGTAGTCATGTTGAAAACACAACTGAAAATGTAGAATTAGAGGGTAGAAAAGGCAACAATATTAATGCTTCGTCAGTCGATGAAACTCCCTACCTGTCATTACCCGACACAAATTTCGAACCAGTCATAGGAGGTGTTCCTGTGACTGATAAGGGAAAAGGTAAAGTTATTGAGGATTCTGAGTTAGGGGGAAGCCGACGTGAATCCGTGACTAAAACAGAGACTCAACCAGTAGATGTTGATTGTAGCGATGACTCTcagttaaagaagaaaaaaattggtATCGCACCCAAGAAG TGTTGGGATTTCCTTGTGCCTATGGACTTAGATTATAAACCAAAGGTTGATTGGGATACCAACTGCCatgttattcatcaattgaaagcGAATTTATCAAAGAGGCAACTTTGTCTGTTTAAGAAAACATGCTTTGGCTATTTTTTGGATCTGCCACCAGTTATTGTGCAGATTCGGGTTATGCACCATTTGCTTATTAGAGAAGTACATCATGAAGTGAAAAATGAGATGCGGTTTGTAGTGAATGATTCTAGGTTGCGCTTTGGCTTGGGTGAATTTGCACTTGTTACTGGGTTGAAATGTAAGGGTGATACAAGTATAGAGAGCATAGCAGAGAAtaggttgatttcaaaatattttgggacTGCATCCGTGACATTTGCCCAACTAGCAAACTGttttaagaagaagaaatgggaaatAGATGATGATGCGTTGAAGATAGCAGTTCTTTATTTTGTGAACAGCTTCTTACTTTCTCAACTCAAAGCAAAG ACTTGGTTGTATGAATGCTGCCCAAGTTTGGATGGTCACTTTGCTGATCATCTTGGAAGAAAACTTCCACAAATTTTGAATTGGGTAGTCATGGGTCAAATACCGAATAAGCGTGTTGCTTTGCAAATGTGTAGCTTGCAACGCGAGCAA CTAAAGAACATCACCCCAACTGATGATGAGAAGCAACTATTTGATGTGCGTGGTCTAAACTTTGAAATTGAAGTTGAGTGCACTGACAGTCAACCCGATAGCTTTCAGGTTTTTGGCACTCAATTACCAAAGACACAAAGTATGCATGAAAGTACTGGAGGTGATTCCCAACCTACCAATACTGAGATAATGAAGGAGTTACAAGCTTTGAAGCTTTTTGTAGAGACCAAGTTTGAGGAGGTGCTTGTAGCTATTGGTAGGCAGTCAATGAAACTAGAGGGAAATTCAGCA CATAAGCAACATGATAATGATCCTGACTTTCGTGAGATGCATAATGATTATGACCAGTTTGAAAGTGGCCACGTTGGGAGTGATCCTGTAGTTCTTGGAGATAGCACGCTCAAAGCGCCTTCTA TATCTGGTTTTGGTGGGGTTGGTCAAGATGGAGGTGCCACTGGTGTCAATGTGAAGAACGTCACAACAAGTGATGGTGTAGTTAATGATGATTTTGGCTTAGATTCTAACTTTAAACTGTCTGCATCTGCAATTGATCAAATCACCGCCATTACACAACAAGCAACATATAAGCAGTCATCTCATGATGTTAAAAAGTCGGGTCCTGCTCCGCTGCTATCAGGAATCCCTATACAGACACGAGCAGATGTTGTTATTGAGTCTAATACTGCTCCACAGG CATGTTGGGTTGATGGTGTTGGTCAAGTGGATGTTGGTGGCAGTAATGTGAATTTGCCTTCTG CTCCATGTCGAGACGGGGGTGATCTTCACTtggattctgattttgaatataCTGATTCTCAACTTGATCTAATTGTTGCCATTACACAAGGAGGGAGACGTAATGTAAATCAATCTGGAAATGAACTGACAACTCGTGCTGTAAATAAGTCTAAACCTGATCAGTCGGTATCAAGAAGTATTGTCCAAATACAAACAGACGCTGAAACTACTCCTGCAGTTTTCGCACAAAGAAGGCGCCCCGCAGCTGTAAAACAGTCGCCGTATAGGAATGAATGGCAATCTGGTATTAGTGCAATTGGGGGATCCTCGAAGGTTATCAAAGGAAGATTTTCATTTGTAAATGACATTTCAGAGACTGTTGGTGTTAAGCTTACGACTGCATTCTCAAACTTTGTTGAAGCAAACATGCAATTGGGAGA GAAAGTGTATTTACATGGTGATCAAAAGTTAGAGCCTTGTTTTGACTTTGAAGTTGAACAGATTAATGATAAGACGTTTTTCCATACCTTAAACTATTCTGGCAGGCCGCTCTCTAGTtcg CACTTGAGTATTATATTCTACTATCTTAGGAAGAAGGCGAAATATGGAATTAATATGCCAATAAAAGTCACAACTACAAATACTCTTTTTAATAATATCATTCAAAGGGTTTTCACAGAATTTGTAAAAGGTGGGAAACAAGATCATTTGATTGATAGATCAGACGATATCATGGAGTACATGAAAGGATTTAGGATGCATTGCAACACTCCATGGCACCAGGTTGATCATGTCATTTTTCCAATTAATTTGGCAGAAATTTGGCATTGGATATTGGGGTGTGTGTCATTCCACAAGAGATGTTTTTACGTATATGACTCGCTACATAGTCGAAAGCACAAAAAAGCTATTCAAAAAGTGGCAGAGACTTACGTTGTGTTGATCCCCCTATTTCTAGTTAGTATTGAATTTTATAACCAAAGAACTGACATTGTAGTAGAAAATGGTCTGCACATGGAAAAGAAGTTGACTGATCCTTTTGAGATTGAACTGATTACAAATCTGCCAACACAGCAAAATTC AGATTGTGGAGTATATGTTGCTTGCTTTGCTGAGTATACTATTGAAGATCTTCCAATCCCTGTTGCCAATTTTGATGTGGATGGTCTTCGAGCTAGGTTTGGTATACTGTTGTGGCACTATGGGAGGAGCAAACAGTTGCATGTTGAATCAAGTGAATCTGAGGCTCCAGTAGCACCTAAAAAGACTCGTGGAAAGAAACGCAAGAAGTAG
- the LOC104214590 gene encoding subtilisin-like protease SBT1.1 isoform X1 → MKMKSRNCMLLLAFIAAVISSALAEKDVYVVHMDKTKITSFDSYLGTSKIWYDNIIGSITELSTDGEEEQEVKPPQLLYVYEKAISGFSAKLSKKQLELLKQVDGFLTAMPDEMLSLHTTHSPQFLGLKSGSGLWSASNLTSDVIVGVIDTGIWPEHLSFRDSGMPPVPSRWKGKCEAGTRFSPSNCNKKIIGARIFSKGYEAAAGKINETEDYRSPRDSQGHGTHTASTAAGNLVMGANLFGLGKGLAGGMSYGSRIAVYKACYIQGCSSSDILAAIDQAVIDGVDVLSLSLGGFPKPFYADNIAIAAFGAVQHGVFVSCSAGNSGPLSSSVGNAAPWIMTVAASSLDRSFPTTVKLGDGRVFKGASLYQGKPTKQLPLVYGRTAGGEGAEFCTNGTLSSRLVKGKIVVCEKGLNARAEKGEQVKIAGGAGMIMVNRDEEGEELYADPHVLPGTSLGASAGIAIKSYINSTKTATASIKFEGTVYGNRAPIVAAFSSRGPSAAGPDIIKPDVTAPGVDILAAWPPNISPSMLKSDKRSVLFNILSGTSMSCPHVSGLAALLKSVHRDWSPAAIKSALMTTAYTLDKERTPIADAVSETSISATPFGIGSGHVDPEKASNPGLIYDISTEDYLRYICSLNYNSSQIALLLRKNYTCPSHVLKSPGDLNYPSFAVLFDSKSRNLIQTFKRSVTNVGNPMSTYVVQVNTPSGVSVTVKPKILKFQKKGQKLRYKMRVVARGKRSAGDSTFGSLVWFSRTHIVRSPIAITWQ, encoded by the coding sequence TGAAGATGAAGTCCAGGAACTGCATGTTGTTGTTAGCATTTATAGCTGCAGTGATTTCATCTGCTTTAGCAGAAAAAGATGTATATGTGGTTCACATGGATAAGACCAAGATCACATCATTCGACAGTTATCTTGGAACTTCCAAAATATGGTATGATAATATTATTGGTTCTATAACTGAACTCTCTACTGATGGTGAAGAGGAACAAGAAGTAAAACCTCCTCAGCTTCTTTACGTATATGAAAAGGCCATTTCTGGTTTTTCAGCAAAACTTTCCAAGAAACAACTTGAATTACTAAAACAAGTTGATGGATTCCTTACAGCTATGCCAGATGAAATGTTAAGCCTACATACCACTCATTCACCTCAGTTTCTTGGGCTGAAAAGTGGCAGTGGACTTTGGAGTGCTTCTAATTTGACTTCTGATGTGATCGTTGGCGTGATCGATACTGGAATTTGGCCTGAACATTTAAGTTTCCGCGATTCAGGGATGCCACCCGTGCCTTCTCGTTGGAAAGGCAAATGTGAGGCTGGAACGCGGTTTTCGCCATCAAATTGTAATAAGAAGATTATTGGTGCAAGGATTTTCTCTAAAGGGTATGAAGCTGCTGCAGGGAAAATCAATGAAACAGAAGATTATAGATCACCGCGTGACTCACAAGGCCACGGAACGCATACTGCTTCAACAGCAGCTGGAAATCTTGTCATGGGTGCAAATCTTTTTGGATTGGGTAAAGGGTTGGCTGGTGGTATGAGCTATGGATCAAGAATTGCAGTTTACAAAGCATGTTACATACAAGGCTGCTCAAGCTCTGATATTTTAGCAGCTATTGATCAAGCTGTTATTGATGGGGTGGATGTATTGTCACTTTCTTTAGGAGGTTTCCCAAAGCCATTTTATGCAGATAATATAGCTATTGCTGCATTTGGTGCAGTTCAACATGGGGTCTTTGTTTCATGCTCAGCAGGAAATTCAGGGCCTTTGAGTTCTAGTGTTGGCAATGCAGCACCTTGGATTATGACTGTTGCCGCAAGCTCTCTGGACCGTAGCTTTCCAACTACTGTCAAGCTCGGAGATGGACGTGTTTTCAAAGGGGCTTCATTGTACCAAGGTAAGCCTACAAAACAATTGCCACTTGTTTATGGAAGAACAGCAGGTGGGGAAGGTGCTGAATTTTGCACCAATGGGACACTATCTTCAAGATTAGTCAAAGGCAAGATTGTTGTCTGTGAAAAAGGACTCAATGCCAGAGCTGAAAAGGGAGAGCAAGTGAAAATAGCTGGTGGAGCTGGAATGATTATGGTAAATAGAGATGAAGAAGGCGAAGAACTTTATGCCGATCCTCATGTGTTGCCTGGCACATCTTTAGGAGCTTCAGCTGGCATTGCTATCAAAAGTTACATCAACTCGACGAAAACTGCCACAGCTTCAATCAAATTTGAGGGGACAGTTTATGGCAACCGTGCACCAATAGTGGCTGCATTTTCCTCTAGAGGACCTAGTGCAGCTGGACCGGACATTATCAAGCCGGATGTTACTGCTCCAGGAGTGGACATATTAGCTGCTTGGCCTCCAAATATTAGCCCATCAATGCTAAAGAGCGATAAGAGAAGCGTGTTATTCAACATTCTTTCTGGCACTTCCATGTCTTGCCCTCATGTCAGTGGACTAGCTGCACTACTTAAATCTGTCCATAGAGATTGGTCACCAGCAGCAATCAAGTCGGCGTTAATGACAACTGCTTATACCCTTGACAAAGAAAGAACTCCAATAGCAGATGCTGTTTCTGAGACTTCAATATCAGCTACCCCTTTTGGCATTGGCTCAGGACATGTTGATCCTGAAAAGGCTTCTAATCCAGGCCTTATCTACGATATTTCAACCGAGGATTACCTGCGTTACATCTGTAGCCTAAACTACAACTCTTCTCAAATAGCCCTTTTATTGAGAAAGAATTACACTTGTCCTAGTCATGTCTTAAAATCACCTGGTGATCTAAACTACCCTTCTTTTGCTGTACTTTTCGACAGCAAGAGCCGAAATCTGATCCAGACATTTAAAAGAAGTGTGACAAATGTTGGGAACCCTATGAGTACTTATGTTGTACAAGTGAATACACCTAGTGGAGTATCAGTTACTGTGAAGCCAAAAATTCTAAAGTTTCAGAAGAAGGGTCAGAAGctgagatataaaatgagagttGTTGCAAGGGGAAAAAGGAGTGCTGGTGATTCAACATTTGGATCACTGGTTTGGTTTTCAAGAACACACATAGTTAGAAGTCCCATTGCTATCACATGGCAGTAA
- the LOC104214590 gene encoding subtilisin-like protease SBT1.1 isoform X3: MKSRNCMLLLAFIAAVISSALAEKDVYVVHMDKTKITSFDSYLGTSKIWYDNIIGSITELSTDGEEEQEVKPPQLLYVYEKAISGFSAKLSKKQLELLKQVDGFLTAMPDEMLSLHTTHSPQFLGLKSGSGLWSASNLTSDVIVGVIDTGIWPEHLSFRDSGMPPVPSRWKGKCEAGTRFSPSNCNKKIIGARIFSKGYEAAAGKINETEDYRSPRDSQGHGTHTASTAAGNLVMGANLFGLGKGLAGGMSYGSRIAVYKACYIQGCSSSDILAAIDQAVIDGVDVLSLSLGGFPKPFYADNIAIAAFGAVQHGVFVSCSAGNSGPLSSSVGNAAPWIMTVAASSLDRSFPTTVKLGDGRVFKGASLYQGKPTKQLPLVYGRTAGGEGAEFCTNGTLSSRLVKGKIVVCEKGLNARAEKGEQVKIAGGAGMIMVNRDEEGEELYADPHVLPGTSLGASAGIAIKSYINSTKTATASIKFEGTVYGNRAPIVAAFSSRGPSAAGPDIIKPDVTAPGVDILAAWPPNISPSMLKSDKRSVLFNILSGTSMSCPHVSGLAALLKSVHRDWSPAAIKSALMTTAYTLDKERTPIADAVSETSISATPFGIGSGHVDPEKASNPGLIYDISTEDYLRYICSLNYNSSQIALLLRKNYTCPSHVLKSPGDLNYPSFAVLFDSKSRNLIQTFKRSVTNVGNPMSTYVVQVNTPSGVSVTVKPKILKFQKKGQKLRYKMRVVARGKRSAGDSTFGSLVWFSRTHIVRSPIAITWQ, translated from the coding sequence ATGAAGTCCAGGAACTGCATGTTGTTGTTAGCATTTATAGCTGCAGTGATTTCATCTGCTTTAGCAGAAAAAGATGTATATGTGGTTCACATGGATAAGACCAAGATCACATCATTCGACAGTTATCTTGGAACTTCCAAAATATGGTATGATAATATTATTGGTTCTATAACTGAACTCTCTACTGATGGTGAAGAGGAACAAGAAGTAAAACCTCCTCAGCTTCTTTACGTATATGAAAAGGCCATTTCTGGTTTTTCAGCAAAACTTTCCAAGAAACAACTTGAATTACTAAAACAAGTTGATGGATTCCTTACAGCTATGCCAGATGAAATGTTAAGCCTACATACCACTCATTCACCTCAGTTTCTTGGGCTGAAAAGTGGCAGTGGACTTTGGAGTGCTTCTAATTTGACTTCTGATGTGATCGTTGGCGTGATCGATACTGGAATTTGGCCTGAACATTTAAGTTTCCGCGATTCAGGGATGCCACCCGTGCCTTCTCGTTGGAAAGGCAAATGTGAGGCTGGAACGCGGTTTTCGCCATCAAATTGTAATAAGAAGATTATTGGTGCAAGGATTTTCTCTAAAGGGTATGAAGCTGCTGCAGGGAAAATCAATGAAACAGAAGATTATAGATCACCGCGTGACTCACAAGGCCACGGAACGCATACTGCTTCAACAGCAGCTGGAAATCTTGTCATGGGTGCAAATCTTTTTGGATTGGGTAAAGGGTTGGCTGGTGGTATGAGCTATGGATCAAGAATTGCAGTTTACAAAGCATGTTACATACAAGGCTGCTCAAGCTCTGATATTTTAGCAGCTATTGATCAAGCTGTTATTGATGGGGTGGATGTATTGTCACTTTCTTTAGGAGGTTTCCCAAAGCCATTTTATGCAGATAATATAGCTATTGCTGCATTTGGTGCAGTTCAACATGGGGTCTTTGTTTCATGCTCAGCAGGAAATTCAGGGCCTTTGAGTTCTAGTGTTGGCAATGCAGCACCTTGGATTATGACTGTTGCCGCAAGCTCTCTGGACCGTAGCTTTCCAACTACTGTCAAGCTCGGAGATGGACGTGTTTTCAAAGGGGCTTCATTGTACCAAGGTAAGCCTACAAAACAATTGCCACTTGTTTATGGAAGAACAGCAGGTGGGGAAGGTGCTGAATTTTGCACCAATGGGACACTATCTTCAAGATTAGTCAAAGGCAAGATTGTTGTCTGTGAAAAAGGACTCAATGCCAGAGCTGAAAAGGGAGAGCAAGTGAAAATAGCTGGTGGAGCTGGAATGATTATGGTAAATAGAGATGAAGAAGGCGAAGAACTTTATGCCGATCCTCATGTGTTGCCTGGCACATCTTTAGGAGCTTCAGCTGGCATTGCTATCAAAAGTTACATCAACTCGACGAAAACTGCCACAGCTTCAATCAAATTTGAGGGGACAGTTTATGGCAACCGTGCACCAATAGTGGCTGCATTTTCCTCTAGAGGACCTAGTGCAGCTGGACCGGACATTATCAAGCCGGATGTTACTGCTCCAGGAGTGGACATATTAGCTGCTTGGCCTCCAAATATTAGCCCATCAATGCTAAAGAGCGATAAGAGAAGCGTGTTATTCAACATTCTTTCTGGCACTTCCATGTCTTGCCCTCATGTCAGTGGACTAGCTGCACTACTTAAATCTGTCCATAGAGATTGGTCACCAGCAGCAATCAAGTCGGCGTTAATGACAACTGCTTATACCCTTGACAAAGAAAGAACTCCAATAGCAGATGCTGTTTCTGAGACTTCAATATCAGCTACCCCTTTTGGCATTGGCTCAGGACATGTTGATCCTGAAAAGGCTTCTAATCCAGGCCTTATCTACGATATTTCAACCGAGGATTACCTGCGTTACATCTGTAGCCTAAACTACAACTCTTCTCAAATAGCCCTTTTATTGAGAAAGAATTACACTTGTCCTAGTCATGTCTTAAAATCACCTGGTGATCTAAACTACCCTTCTTTTGCTGTACTTTTCGACAGCAAGAGCCGAAATCTGATCCAGACATTTAAAAGAAGTGTGACAAATGTTGGGAACCCTATGAGTACTTATGTTGTACAAGTGAATACACCTAGTGGAGTATCAGTTACTGTGAAGCCAAAAATTCTAAAGTTTCAGAAGAAGGGTCAGAAGctgagatataaaatgagagttGTTGCAAGGGGAAAAAGGAGTGCTGGTGATTCAACATTTGGATCACTGGTTTGGTTTTCAAGAACACACATAGTTAGAAGTCCCATTGCTATCACATGGCAGTAA